In the Pedobacter cryoconitis genome, GGCAGCCAGAGTGGTTCTAAATCAGACTTGAGCAGTACAGTTTCATTTCTTTTTAGTGATCAGGCGCATACAAAACTGGCCGGTCTGGTGATCAGAATACAGAAAAAAGCAGAAGCTAAAAAAATAGGGAAATATATAGCTGCGAAATACGGCAAGGGAACTGTACTTGCAGCTGTTCCAAAACCCAGGGCTACTGGAGAGGTACTGGGTTATCCAGCAGTATTTTATGTAAATAAGAAAACAAACCAAACAATTGTCGTTGCTGATAATTATACGGAGATAGATGGCAAGCCGGATTTTTCAACAGATCTGTTTATCATTGATAATGGTACTAAAGTTGCTGATCAGGGCAGCAGTGATACGGTAGCCGAAAGGCTGAAGCGGTCTTATAAGAGACTTCAGGAATAGACTTAAAAAACAAATTATAATGAAAACATCAATCTACTTAGCTTTAATTATACTGATCAGCTGCTCATGCAAAAGTGAGAAACCGGCTGAATTTGACCTGGCTCATATCAATTTTAAAGAAACCATAGGCCAGGCTCTCAAAGGTACTTCATTACCTGTAAAGGGAGGTAAAACTACGAGCTGGACACTGGCACAATATGATATATTTGAAAGTGCAGATCCAAAAGTGATGAAGTTTAATGGTGTTGACGTATCAGGAAAACTAGGTGATTCTGTGAACAGGGTTATTATTCATTATTCCCGTAAAGACAGTACGATAAGTTTTGTGGAGCTTAAAGTGTTTTCTGAACCACAAGTTAAAGCTCTTGCTGCCGCACTGGATCAGAAGTTAGGAAAAGCACCTTATCCAAATGATGCTTATACCACTGTTTTTAGTGAAAACGTCCAGTATTTCAACCGGGTATGGATAGATCCAAAAACTACTATTGGTCATTTCTTTACGGATGCGATGTCAAAAGAGAAACATGAAGAAGCAAGATTGGCAATCCTGAATTATTCAAATTCCCAAGTGTCGGAACTAGCTTCACTGAAAGGTTATTCTTCAAGTATCAGTCTGGATGTCCGCGAAGCCAGTAAACAACTTACCACAGCAAATAAAAAATAAGATCTGATGAGGCAACCCTATTATATGGTCGATTTCAGTGTGGCACATTGCATGTTTGAAATCCGTATTAATGATATTTCTGTAATGACACTGGATATTCCGGGGCAGGTTGCCTCTATGACTCCAGTGAATTTTTCCATACTGGAGAGTGGCGTACAAACGATCTCTGCAACTTTACTTCCTCATTCGGGGCAGCTGAGTCTTGATCCTGCTGCAATGCTTAAATTTAATATTAAGTTGTATGATGTGGAAAAGGATTTTGTGTTTAAAGAGCAATTGGCAGCTTACCAATTCGCACCTGTAAAAGAAGAACAGAAAATACCGGTCTTACGGCACCAGTTAACCTTTAATGCGACTGTTCCTTATCAACTGAAAGGGTGGCAGGAGGGAACTAACCTGAAAGATGTGGAAGATATGAATGAGAAGTTGAGAACAGCTTATCAAAATATAGCTACATTAATAAACAATAAGAGATATGATCATTTCAAAGAATTGATTACTAACCGGGAACATATCATGGTCACTTCGATGTATATGAGTCCGCAACAGGCAAATGCCAGGATTAATGGTTTAATTGAAGATTTTGAGGCCGGATTTAAAGTCGCACCCATTCCAGCCAATGCTGTGCTGCAAACTTATGGAAACGGAAAAATGGCTGCTTTGAAGAAAATAAACGGCGAATCGGCTCTGTACCTGGTGAATGAAGAAACTAAGGAAGAGCTGATGCTGGATATGATGTTCTATATTCCGAAGGGAAAAACGGCTTTTGAAATCATTTAATCCTGTCAGATCCGGATTTACAAGGCTGGCGGTTCAAAGTAATTTCAAGGTAAAAAACTATTCAGCCTGTGAGTAATCCTTTGATGCTATGTAACAGTGCAGTACCTTTGTAGAGTAAAATTGAATAATATTAAAGCTTTTATATATGTATCCAGAATATTTAGTTGAACCAATGCGTGCAGAACTTACAAATGTAGGTTTTGAAGAAATGAAAACTGCAGAAGATGTGGACAACGCGATTTCTTCAAAAGGAACTGTTTTTGTAGTGGTGAATTCTGTTTGTGGCTGTGCAGCCTCAAATGCAAGACCAGCAGCAAAATTAGCAGCTGCGAATGAGAAACACCCTGATAAAATGATTACTGTTTTTGCAGGAATGGAAAAAGAAGCGGTAGACAGAGCAAGAAGCTATATGGTACCATTTCCTCCATCTTCTCCAGCTATGGCATTGTTCAAAGATGGTAAATTAGTACATATGATCGAACGTCATCAAATTGAAGGACGTGCTGCTCAAATGATCGCTGACAACCTTAAAGGTGCTTTTGATCAATATTGCTAATTGATATCTTAAAAGATATGTCCGGTGTATACCGGTAAGGAATCCGGTCATTGTACCGGATTTTTTATTGCGTCTGAGTTTCTGGTGACCCTGTAGTTTGAACAGTTTAAAAATCCTTATTCAGTAGTTTTTCCAGTTCTCCGAAAGAAACATTCATCCTTACCCTGCCTTGTTTCGCATAAGCAATTTCGCCAGTTTCTTCAGATACAATAACTGCAACGGCATCGGTAGTTTCTGACACACCAATTCCGGCGCGGTGACGTAAGCCGAATTGCGGAGGCAATTTATCATTGTCTGTCAACGGTAAGATACAGCTGGCACTTTTAATCTTATTCTCCGCAATAACTACAGCTCCATCATGCAGCGGACTATATTTTTGAAATATACTTTCTAATAAACGTTTGGAGATTTTAGAATCTATCAATTCACAGCTGTTAGCAAATAGCTGATCATCATAAAATTTAACGAATACAATCAAAGCCCCTGTTCTGGACTTTTTCATGCTTTTACAGGCATCGATAATAGGTTTAATCCTGACCAGGTTATCGCGTTCAATATCTTTGCTGCCGAATAGGTATCCCCACCAGGCTTTGTTTTTCTGTAGAAAGGTGTTCTTACCAATCAGCAGTAAGAAACGCCTGATCTCGGGCTGGAATATCACAATCAATGCGATAATCCCTACACTCATGAATTTATTGATGATAGTTGACAGCAGACGCATATTCAGCGCATCTACCACAAACCACAGAATCAGAATGATAAACATACCGAGCAGTAAATTAACGGCCAGCGTATTTTTAATCAGGTTATAAGTATAATAGATCAGGAAGGCAACGAACAAAATGTCCACTACATCCGTCACTGTTATTGTTAGAAAATCAAAATCGAAGCCTTTCATTGTCGCCAAGTTAGGAAAATATTAAGATTGTTGCATTTTTTCGACAATTGAGATACACTCAACAGCAGCCTTTACATCATGCACACGTAAAATTGCTGCCCCCTTTTGTAAGGCGATTGTATTTAAAACTGTCGTTCCGTTCAGTGCTTCATCGGCCGTAGTGCCTAATAATTTATAGACCATCGATTTTCTTGAAATACCAACCAGTACTGGTAAACCGAATACATCCAGGTTTTGCAGCTGATTCATTAATTGGTAATTGTGTGTTGTGTTTTTAGCAAAGCCGAAACCGGGATCCAGGATAATATCTTTAACACCGAGTGCCTTTAATGCATTCACTTTTTCTGCAAGGTAGTCTACCACTTCAAGTCCTATGTTTTTATAAACGGGCTTTTGCTGCATAGTTTGCGGAGTACCCTGCATATGCATCAGGATATAGG is a window encoding:
- a CDS encoding BrxA/BrxB family bacilliredoxin, with translation MYPEYLVEPMRAELTNVGFEEMKTAEDVDNAISSKGTVFVVVNSVCGCAASNARPAAKLAAANEKHPDKMITVFAGMEKEAVDRARSYMVPFPPSSPAMALFKDGKLVHMIERHQIEGRAAQMIADNLKGAFDQYC
- the cdaA gene encoding diadenylate cyclase CdaA yields the protein MKGFDFDFLTITVTDVVDILFVAFLIYYTYNLIKNTLAVNLLLGMFIILILWFVVDALNMRLLSTIINKFMSVGIIALIVIFQPEIRRFLLLIGKNTFLQKNKAWWGYLFGSKDIERDNLVRIKPIIDACKSMKKSRTGALIVFVKFYDDQLFANSCELIDSKISKRLLESIFQKYSPLHDGAVVIAENKIKSASCILPLTDNDKLPPQFGLRHRAGIGVSETTDAVAVIVSEETGEIAYAKQGRVRMNVSFGELEKLLNKDF